The following proteins come from a genomic window of Polaribacter dokdonensis:
- a CDS encoding M24 family metallopeptidase, with product MKHYLILAVIFITFGACQKEAVITKKDYSILNEQARATLKDEILEDRFTNLLPELMDKAGLDMWLLISREYNEDPVLKTMLPATWLNARRRTIIVFYRNKKNNTLERLAVARYDIGKSIKSAWNKEEEPNQWKALEKIISERNPNKIGLNYSTHFALADGLVKTDFDELSKAMPETITSKFVSAEKLGIAWIETRTKKEMQLFQKLVKITHDIIDEAFSAKTIEPGKTSTEDVVWFLRQKVTDLGLETWFHPTIDVQRNNEALKSHIESFSKGKDEKIIQKGDLLHCDFGITYIGLNTDCQQHAYVLRDDETEVPSFLKEAFVKGNRVQDILTSNMKEGLTGNQILANSLNQGKEEGLRPSIYTHPLGKYGHSTGTTIGMWDSQDGVPFNGDYPLQKNTAYAIELNTTVFVEEWNKDIRIMLEEAGFFGDNTFNYVNERQTAIKPIKIK from the coding sequence ATGAAACACTATTTAATTTTAGCAGTCATTTTTATCACTTTTGGCGCTTGTCAAAAAGAAGCAGTAATAACAAAAAAGGATTACAGTATTTTAAATGAACAAGCAAGAGCAACTTTAAAAGATGAAATTTTGGAAGATAGGTTTACAAATTTACTTCCAGAGTTAATGGATAAAGCAGGTTTAGATATGTGGTTGCTTATATCAAGAGAGTATAATGAAGATCCTGTTTTAAAAACAATGTTGCCTGCAACTTGGCTAAATGCTAGAAGAAGAACAATTATAGTCTTTTATAGAAACAAGAAGAACAACACCTTAGAAAGGTTAGCAGTTGCAAGGTATGATATTGGGAAAAGCATAAAATCGGCTTGGAACAAAGAAGAAGAACCAAATCAATGGAAGGCTTTAGAAAAAATTATATCAGAAAGAAATCCGAATAAAATTGGCTTAAATTATTCTACACACTTTGCTTTAGCAGATGGTTTGGTAAAAACAGATTTTGATGAACTGAGTAAAGCAATGCCAGAAACTATCACTTCAAAATTTGTTTCTGCAGAGAAACTGGGTATTGCATGGATTGAAACAAGAACCAAAAAAGAAATGCAGTTGTTTCAAAAACTGGTAAAAATAACGCATGATATTATTGATGAAGCTTTTTCAGCAAAAACAATTGAGCCAGGAAAAACATCAACTGAAGATGTAGTTTGGTTTTTAAGACAAAAAGTTACAGATTTAGGTTTAGAAACTTGGTTTCATCCCACAATTGATGTACAGAGAAATAATGAAGCTTTAAAATCTCATATCGAATCTTTTTCAAAAGGAAAGGATGAGAAAATAATTCAGAAAGGAGATTTATTACATTGCGATTTTGGAATAACTTATATTGGGTTAAATACAGATTGCCAGCAACATGCATATGTTTTAAGAGATGATGAAACAGAAGTTCCAAGTTTTTTAAAAGAAGCTTTCGTTAAAGGAAATAGAGTACAAGATATTTTAACTTCTAATATGAAAGAAGGTTTAACAGGAAATCAAATTTTGGCAAATTCACTAAATCAAGGTAAAGAAGAAGGATTAAGACCATCAATATATACACATCCTTTAGGTAAATATGGGCACAGTACAGGTACTACAATTGGTATGTGGGATTCTCAAGATGGTGTACCATTTAATGGCGATTATCCTCTACAAAAAAATACAGCTTATGCCATTGAATTAAATACCACTGTTTTTGTTGAAGAATGGAATAAGGATATTAGAATTATGTTAGAGGAAGCTGGTTTTTTTGGAGACAATACTTTTAACTATGTCAACGAAAGACAAACAGCTATTAAACCCATTAAAATTAAATAA